In the genome of Tannockella kyphosi, one region contains:
- a CDS encoding ParB/RepB/Spo0J family partition protein gives MATNKNKKLGKGLDSMGVNSIFGADVATLINNIENNASASMQEKIALDKIRPNPYQPRKVFDKEALQELAVSIEQHGVFQPVILKKSVQGYEIVAGERRCRAAKLAKLTEVPAIIVEFSDEQMMEVALLENIQRENLNAIEEAQAYQTMMEKLSLTQEALGKRIGKSRSYIANTLRLLTLPQEIQDFVLAGKLSMGHARCLITLEKEKAVQLANRCVEEKLSVRDIENIVKGIELGNSRKDKPKKEVNPEFTYVEHLLRKKYRTKIAVDEKTVTIKYNSKEDLNRILEIMGVIEES, from the coding sequence ATGGCAACTAATAAAAATAAGAAACTAGGAAAAGGGTTAGATAGTATGGGTGTAAATAGTATTTTTGGAGCTGATGTTGCTACATTAATTAATAACATTGAAAATAATGCCTCTGCATCAATGCAAGAAAAAATAGCGTTAGATAAAATCAGACCGAATCCTTACCAACCAAGAAAAGTATTTGATAAAGAAGCTTTACAAGAATTAGCGGTTTCAATAGAACAACATGGAGTATTCCAACCAGTAATTTTAAAGAAATCAGTACAAGGATATGAAATAGTTGCAGGAGAAAGAAGATGTCGTGCAGCTAAACTAGCGAAACTAACAGAAGTACCAGCTATCATTGTAGAATTTAGTGATGAACAAATGATGGAAGTAGCACTATTAGAAAATATTCAAAGAGAAAACCTAAATGCAATAGAAGAAGCACAAGCTTATCAAACAATGATGGAAAAGCTATCTTTAACTCAAGAAGCATTAGGAAAACGTATTGGTAAATCAAGATCTTATATTGCAAATACATTAAGATTATTAACATTACCTCAAGAAATACAAGATTTTGTATTAGCTGGTAAGTTATCAATGGGACATGCCCGTTGTTTAATCACATTAGAAAAAGAAAAAGCAGTACAATTAGCGAATCGTTGTGTAGAAGAAAAGTTATCGGTACGTGATATTGAAAATATTGTAAAAGGGATAGAGTTAGGTAATAGTCGTAAAGACAAACCTAAAAAAGAAGTAAACCCAGAATTTACATATGTAGAACATCTTTTAAGAAAAAAATATCGTACGAAAATAGCAGTAGATGAAAAAACAGTTACTATTAAGTATAATAGTAAAGAAGATTTGAATCGAATTTTGGAAATCATGGGAGTAATAGAAGAAAGTTAA
- a CDS encoding glucosaminidase domain-containing protein: MKIRKQLITITTLVVAICVLINYVGVDTQADYDDDVFTDFIAMDEEGNIVVYSQEEIETPDEEAIAEIEVEVVEETVGSTLVEVVVNAIANIFSLPNIEISASDDSIEYAVVRFGTSGTTTYTNYDTGTSGYTYGGSAPDAAYLGTTSDGYVIFKQGGVTGKVKASAVTIIEYDDFVEAGYVTSIYTCINGNIYHKITTNLTSYASTQIVGYQQEYMEDGVTYYSYDGHYFYTSYTDMIDDYVAGTTSKAINPSDPYYSYYQYLSHRSTTNFTEEQIEGYIQSKTTSSSLMYDLAGTFVEEGETYGTNAILMLGVAINESAWGTSNIAMNTNNLFGHSAYDSDPSGSASKYSSAAYSVYVHAYSFLSKGYLYGDDYRYFGPHLGDKQSGINVKYASDPYWGEKAAAHGYLIENMYSDEIYDYNSEIIGIVDDVVKIYADTSLSSDYMYTTSNNYDDVDDMAMLIIEEVVGETVDGSNVWYKIQTDIPLNSTRTDAATKTTVYNFDRDYGYVHSSEFDYISDGDLPVVVYLAGDVNMDGSRTSMDYMLIKSHILGKTTLSGTSLIIADVNEDGVLTSMDYMLIKSHILGKTNLDE; encoded by the coding sequence TTGAAAATTAGAAAACAACTTATAACAATAACAACGTTAGTAGTAGCTATTTGTGTTTTAATCAATTATGTGGGTGTTGATACACAAGCAGACTATGACGATGACGTATTCACGGATTTCATTGCAATGGATGAAGAAGGAAATATTGTTGTATATTCACAAGAAGAAATAGAAACCCCAGATGAAGAGGCGATAGCCGAAATAGAAGTAGAAGTAGTAGAAGAGACAGTAGGTAGCACTTTGGTAGAAGTAGTTGTTAATGCAATAGCAAATATTTTCAGTTTACCAAACATAGAAATAAGTGCATCGGATGATTCTATCGAGTATGCAGTAGTTCGTTTTGGAACTTCAGGTACAACGACTTATACTAACTATGACACAGGAACTTCAGGATATACTTATGGTGGGAGTGCACCAGATGCAGCCTATTTAGGAACAACTTCTGATGGATATGTTATATTCAAACAAGGTGGAGTAACTGGTAAAGTAAAAGCGTCGGCTGTAACAATTATTGAATATGATGATTTTGTTGAAGCAGGATATGTTACAAGTATTTATACTTGTATAAATGGAAATATTTATCATAAAATTACAACGAATCTTACAAGTTATGCATCTACTCAAATAGTTGGATATCAACAAGAATATATGGAAGATGGAGTAACGTATTATAGTTATGATGGACATTATTTTTATACATCTTATACAGATATGATTGATGATTATGTAGCTGGAACGACAAGTAAAGCAATTAATCCAAGTGATCCATATTATAGCTATTATCAATATTTATCACATCGAAGTACAACGAACTTTACAGAAGAACAAATTGAAGGTTATATTCAATCTAAAACAACAAGCAGTTCTTTAATGTATGATTTAGCAGGAACCTTTGTTGAAGAAGGAGAAACATATGGAACAAACGCTATTCTTATGTTAGGGGTGGCAATCAACGAAAGTGCTTGGGGTACTAGTAATATCGCCATGAATACCAATAACTTATTTGGACATTCTGCATATGACTCAGATCCATCAGGAAGTGCTAGTAAGTATTCTTCAGCAGCCTATAGTGTGTATGTCCATGCCTATAGTTTCTTATCGAAAGGCTATCTATATGGAGATGATTATAGATATTTTGGACCACATTTAGGGGATAAACAAAGTGGGATTAATGTTAAATATGCATCTGATCCATACTGGGGTGAAAAAGCAGCAGCACATGGATATTTAATAGAGAATATGTATAGTGATGAAATTTATGATTATAATAGTGAAATTATTGGGATAGTAGATGATGTTGTTAAAATTTATGCAGATACAAGTTTAAGTAGTGATTATATGTATACTACATCTAATAATTATGATGATGTAGATGATATGGCAATGCTTATCATTGAAGAAGTGGTTGGAGAAACGGTAGACGGAAGTAATGTTTGGTATAAAATACAAACAGATATTCCTTTAAATTCGACACGTACAGATGCAGCAACAAAGACAACAGTCTATAATTTTGATAGAGATTATGGATATGTGCATTCTAGTGAGTTTGATTACATATCGGATGGGGATTTACCAGTAGTAGTATATTTAGCAGGAGATGTTAACATGGATGGATCAAGAACGTCCATGGACTATATGTTGATAAAGAGTCATATCTTAGGTAAAACAACATTAAGTGGTACGTCATTAATAATAGCAGATGTAAATGAAGATGGAGTTTTAACATCAATGGACTATATGTTGATTAAAAGCCATATCTTAGGTAAAACAAACCTAGATGAATAG